A single window of Streptomyces aquilus DNA harbors:
- a CDS encoding BTAD domain-containing putative transcriptional regulator, whose translation MRVLGPLGADVAGAPVELGPPRQRAVLALLVAARGRVTSVDRMVDELWRGAPPAKATVSLQSYVSNLRRLLEPGRPPRAPASVLVSAAPGYAVRLPEDTVDAWRFESWVSRARRAPAAQARELLTEALRWWQGPPFLEHADETWALPEAARLNALCAEAHELAVAAGLRTGHTAEATLAAEAMVRDRPLREEGWRLLALAHWAGGRRADALAALRRARAVLRDELGCDPSPALAELEHAVLAQKLDVLRAAVPAARRTASVPAPSPAGAVLPGPTPAPALPGPAAPPPPATVHPTPPRGGHDLFVGRSEELRALDGAAQAARRTGGMVLVTGEAGAGKSALLARLTDRLRGRGWTVVVGRCPEDEGAPPAWAWTEALGALARTAPPTRPEELAALLRESDSTPAAPDAMARTNADGTTTAPATMASANPDGTTTAPATMARANPDGTTSASATITRTTPDGTTTAPNTPIRPPAGLPSPPAGPPSPSGSAPTTRDEATAGRFRLYRAFAAWLRDAAAGRPIAVVLEDLHRADGQTLALLEAAAAITGVPLLTVACYRPAEVNGHLAKSLAHLAPRFPHRIALGGLSQRDIATVVTAVRGGPVDAATVTALAERTGGNPFYVWESARLLADEGALVAVSEVPQGVRDVLRRRLALLPAEALAAVRLAAVAGLESDVALLADAAEADEETVLAGLEAAVAADLLTEPGPGRVRFVHALVRDTVYTDLSGTRRARLHDRIAVELRRHRPDDLAALAHHFARSGRTANAPLAVDYALRAAERAERRYAHDVAVGLIEQALEAHTAATADPEDDPDGTVALLVRLLGAQVRAGATDAARRTRGRAVDLAVRAGRDDLAAAVYGGWTEPSPWRSRLEGFLDRTDLAHLERLARDPALDGPTRARVLQVLADAVAGEDAPRALDAARSQLALARADGEPRLLASALMTSARVLPHETQGTARTPLVAELRELARAHDLPAHRWVCEHLDGLTAATRNDPDAVRRHTAAGLELARRYRMRWAQGINVATSAMLAAVAGRFEEAEARYAEAEGLFQRVGTQHATGPRTLGLWTIRLTQGREAEIEADVRAVHAAVGAPVAVALALVLARLGRLAEARAVEFPARPVTDHLYGLELDYRSQLAVLLGDRDTARMLVGHLLPLREQFAGTAGGAYATRPLARALGDLYRFLGEQRHAAEAYTVAERVARAWGAPVSGAGSS comes from the coding sequence ATCAGAGTCCTGGGTCCCCTGGGTGCCGATGTCGCGGGCGCCCCGGTGGAGTTGGGGCCCCCGCGGCAGCGGGCCGTCCTCGCTCTCCTCGTCGCCGCCCGCGGCAGGGTGACGTCCGTCGACCGCATGGTGGACGAACTGTGGCGCGGGGCACCCCCGGCCAAGGCGACCGTGTCCCTCCAGTCGTACGTGTCGAACCTGCGCCGTCTGCTCGAACCCGGGCGGCCGCCCCGTGCACCCGCCTCCGTGCTGGTCTCCGCCGCTCCCGGATACGCCGTGCGGCTGCCCGAGGACACCGTGGACGCCTGGCGCTTCGAGTCCTGGGTGAGCCGTGCCCGGCGCGCGCCCGCGGCACAGGCCCGGGAGCTGCTGACCGAGGCCCTGCGCTGGTGGCAGGGGCCCCCGTTCCTGGAGCACGCGGACGAGACCTGGGCGCTCCCCGAGGCGGCCCGCCTGAACGCGCTGTGCGCGGAGGCCCACGAACTCGCCGTCGCCGCCGGTCTGCGCACCGGGCACACCGCCGAGGCCACCCTCGCCGCCGAGGCCATGGTCCGCGACCGGCCGCTGCGCGAGGAGGGCTGGCGGCTGCTGGCGCTCGCCCACTGGGCCGGCGGCCGGCGCGCCGACGCCCTCGCCGCGCTGCGCCGGGCCCGCGCGGTCCTGCGCGACGAGCTCGGCTGCGACCCCTCACCGGCCCTGGCCGAGCTGGAACACGCCGTCCTCGCCCAAAAGCTGGACGTCCTGCGGGCGGCGGTACCGGCAGCGCGGCGGACAGCGTCCGTACCGGCCCCGTCACCGGCGGGGGCGGTCCTGCCTGGCCCGACTCCAGCACCCGCCCTGCCCGGCCCGGCCGCACCACCACCCCCCGCGACCGTCCACCCCACCCCGCCCCGTGGCGGTCACGACCTGTTCGTCGGCCGGAGCGAGGAGCTGCGGGCCCTGGACGGCGCCGCACAGGCGGCCCGGCGCACGGGCGGCATGGTGCTGGTCACCGGCGAGGCGGGGGCGGGCAAGTCCGCCCTGCTCGCCCGGCTCACCGACCGCCTGCGCGGCAGGGGCTGGACGGTGGTCGTCGGCCGCTGCCCCGAGGACGAGGGCGCCCCACCGGCCTGGGCCTGGACCGAGGCGCTCGGCGCACTCGCGCGCACGGCACCCCCCACACGGCCGGAGGAACTGGCGGCCCTCCTGCGCGAGTCCGACAGCACGCCTGCCGCGCCGGACGCCATGGCCCGCACGAACGCGGACGGCACCACGACGGCCCCCGCCACCATGGCGAGCGCAAACCCGGACGGCACCACAACCGCCCCCGCCACCATGGCGCGCGCGAACCCGGACGGCACCACATCCGCCTCCGCCACCATCACGCGCACAACCCCGGACGGCACCACAACCGCCCCCAACACCCCGATCCGACCCCCCGCCGGCCTCCCCTCTCCCCCCGCCGGTCCCCCCTCCCCCTCCGGCAGCGCCCCCACCACCCGCGACGAGGCCACCGCGGGCCGCTTCCGGCTGTACCGGGCCTTCGCCGCCTGGCTGCGGGACGCGGCGGCCGGGCGGCCGATCGCCGTCGTCCTGGAGGACCTGCACCGCGCCGACGGGCAGACCCTCGCCCTGCTCGAAGCGGCCGCCGCGATCACCGGGGTGCCGCTGCTCACCGTCGCCTGCTACCGGCCGGCCGAGGTGAACGGGCATCTGGCCAAGAGCCTGGCCCACCTCGCGCCCCGGTTCCCGCACCGGATCGCCCTCGGCGGCCTGTCGCAGCGGGACATCGCCACCGTCGTCACCGCCGTCCGCGGCGGGCCCGTGGACGCGGCCACGGTGACGGCGCTCGCCGAGCGCACCGGCGGCAACCCGTTCTACGTGTGGGAGAGCGCGCGGCTGCTGGCCGACGAGGGCGCCCTGGTCGCCGTGTCCGAAGTGCCGCAAGGAGTACGGGACGTGCTGCGCAGGCGGCTCGCCCTGCTGCCCGCCGAAGCGCTCGCGGCCGTACGGCTCGCGGCGGTGGCGGGGCTGGAGTCCGACGTCGCGCTGCTCGCGGACGCGGCCGAGGCGGACGAGGAGACCGTGCTGGCGGGACTAGAGGCGGCCGTCGCCGCAGATCTGCTGACCGAGCCGGGGCCGGGGCGGGTGCGGTTCGTGCACGCGCTGGTCCGCGACACCGTCTACACGGACCTGTCCGGCACCCGGCGGGCCCGCCTGCACGACCGGATCGCCGTCGAACTGCGCCGCCACCGCCCCGACGACCTCGCCGCGCTGGCCCACCACTTCGCCCGTTCCGGCCGTACGGCGAACGCTCCCCTGGCCGTCGACTACGCGCTGCGGGCCGCCGAGCGGGCCGAGCGGCGGTACGCCCACGACGTGGCCGTGGGACTGATCGAGCAGGCGCTGGAGGCGCACACCGCGGCGACCGCCGATCCCGAGGACGATCCGGACGGCACCGTCGCGCTGCTGGTGCGGCTGCTGGGCGCACAGGTGCGGGCCGGTGCCACCGACGCCGCCCGGCGCACCCGGGGGCGGGCCGTCGACCTGGCCGTACGGGCGGGCCGGGACGATCTCGCCGCGGCGGTCTACGGCGGCTGGACCGAACCCTCCCCGTGGCGAAGCCGCCTGGAGGGCTTCCTGGACCGGACCGACCTGGCCCATCTGGAGCGGCTCGCCCGTGACCCCGCGCTGGACGGTCCGACCCGCGCGCGCGTGCTCCAGGTCCTGGCCGACGCGGTGGCGGGCGAGGACGCGCCGCGGGCCCTCGACGCGGCACGCAGCCAGTTGGCGCTGGCCCGGGCCGACGGCGAACCCCGGCTGCTGGCCTCGGCGTTGATGACGTCCGCGCGGGTGCTGCCGCACGAGACGCAGGGCACGGCCCGCACCCCGCTCGTCGCCGAACTGCGCGAGCTGGCCCGGGCCCACGACCTGCCCGCCCATCGCTGGGTCTGCGAACACCTCGACGGTCTGACGGCCGCGACCCGCAACGACCCGGACGCGGTACGCCGGCACACCGCCGCCGGACTGGAACTCGCCCGCCGCTACCGGATGCGCTGGGCGCAGGGCATCAACGTCGCCACCTCGGCCATGCTGGCCGCGGTCGCCGGCCGGTTCGAGGAGGCGGAGGCCCGGTACGCCGAGGCCGAGGGGCTCTTCCAGCGGGTCGGCACGCAACACGCCACGGGGCCGCGCACGCTGGGCCTGTGGACGATCCGGCTCACGCAGGGCCGCGAGGCGGAGATCGAGGCCGACGTCCGTGCCGTCCACGCGGCGGTCGGCGCCCCCGTCGCCGTGGCCCTCGCGCTCGTCCTGGCCCGGCTGGGACGGCTCGCGGAGGCGCGGGCCGTCGAGTTCCCGGCGCGGCCGGTGACGGACCATCTCTACGGGCTGGAGCTCGACTACCGCAGTCAGCTCGCGGTCCTGCTGGGCGACCGGGACACCGCCCGCATGCTGGTCGGCCATCTGCTGCCGCTGCGGGAGCAGTTCGCCGGGACGGCCGGCGGGGCCTACGCCACGCGTCCCCTCGCCCGGGCCCTCGGGGACCTGTACCGGTTCCTCGGTGAGCAGCGGCACGCGGCCGAGGCGTACACCGTGGCGGAGCGCGTCGCCCGCGCGTGGGGGGCGCCGGTCAGCGGGGCGGGCTCTTCCTGA
- a CDS encoding MFS transporter codes for MRRQPRLARRTPRVTAGPEPSPAFGTARPPSAPEPGGRRGRTVLLAVVAGTAIANNYAIQPALTDIAAELHVPLSVIGLVPTAALLGCMTGFVLLLPLADRVAPNRLLPAQLTALAAALTLAAAAPGAGVLLAAYLLVGATAGVAAQAGALAGRLAPHGRRARAVAGVAAGMSAGILLSRLVGGALADGLGWRTMLLVFAAAVLLCATAAAWLLPGERPPARGTYPAAVRALPRLLRQHPGLRRAVAAGGLWYLAFNLVWVALALALGRPPYSLDPTAIGLYSLAGLLGFVALPVTGRLADRHSPRTVITASLATAATGTALLATGLGDPLVTVVGLALFDAGAFAAQAANQSRVMALDPERGGSLSGVYLVLYFAVGAVGTTIAAPLLEAVGWTGTALTALAALAAAAGVVRTGDGQGRDAVRKSPPR; via the coding sequence ATGAGACGGCAGCCGCGACTCGCGCGACGCACCCCCCGCGTCACCGCCGGCCCCGAGCCGTCACCCGCCTTCGGCACCGCACGCCCGCCTTCGGCACCGGAGCCCGGCGGCCGTCGGGGCCGTACCGTCCTGCTCGCCGTCGTCGCCGGCACCGCGATCGCCAACAACTACGCGATCCAGCCCGCGCTCACCGACATCGCCGCCGAGCTCCACGTCCCGCTGTCGGTGATCGGCCTCGTCCCCACCGCCGCCCTGCTCGGCTGCATGACCGGCTTCGTGCTGCTGCTCCCGCTGGCCGACCGCGTGGCGCCGAACCGTCTGCTGCCCGCCCAGCTCACCGCCCTCGCCGCCGCCCTCACCCTGGCCGCGGCCGCCCCCGGCGCGGGCGTCCTGCTCGCCGCCTACCTCCTCGTCGGCGCCACGGCCGGCGTCGCCGCGCAGGCCGGCGCCCTCGCGGGCCGCCTCGCCCCGCACGGGCGTCGCGCGCGTGCCGTGGCCGGCGTCGCCGCCGGGATGTCGGCCGGCATCCTGCTCAGCCGCCTCGTGGGCGGAGCCCTCGCGGACGGCCTCGGCTGGCGGACAATGCTGCTGGTCTTCGCCGCCGCCGTACTGCTGTGCGCGACCGCCGCCGCGTGGCTGCTGCCGGGGGAGCGGCCGCCCGCGCGCGGCACGTACCCGGCCGCCGTCCGCGCACTGCCCCGTCTGCTGCGCCAACACCCCGGCCTGCGCCGGGCGGTGGCCGCGGGAGGCCTGTGGTACCTCGCCTTCAACCTGGTCTGGGTCGCCCTCGCCCTGGCCCTCGGCCGCCCGCCGTACTCCCTCGACCCCACCGCCATCGGCCTCTACAGCCTGGCGGGCCTCCTCGGCTTCGTCGCGCTGCCCGTCACCGGCCGCCTGGCCGACCGCCACAGCCCCCGTACGGTGATCACGGCCTCGCTGGCCACCGCCGCGACCGGCACCGCCCTGCTCGCCACCGGCCTCGGCGATCCCCTGGTCACCGTCGTCGGCCTGGCTCTCTTCGACGCGGGCGCGTTCGCCGCCCAGGCGGCCAACCAGAGCAGGGTCATGGCCCTCGACCCCGAGCGCGGCGGCAGCCTCAGCGGCGTGTACCTGGTGCTGTACTTCGCGGTGGGAGCCGTCGGTACGACGATCGCGGCGCCGTTGCTCGAAGCCGTCGGCTGGACCGGCACCGCGCTCACGGCGCTGGCCGCGCTGGCGGCCGCCGCCGGCGTCGTACGCACCGGGGACGGACAGGGGCGAGACGCCGTCAGGAAGAGCCCGCCCCGCTGA
- a CDS encoding helix-turn-helix domain-containing protein, translated as MSNIVDPLVRRIAARVRAERERRRWTLAQLAEASGVSQAMISRIEREESSPTAVVLGKLSAAFRLSVSSLLAGEGEGEGEGEGEGETATETGAGRVRRQADAAEWRDPETGYRRRQITTPRFPAEIAEIRLPPGAQVPYPAAAFAFIRQLVWVLDGRLTFHEGDLVHELHAGDTLELGEPAPRTFVNNTGTECRYVVVLTRHQQP; from the coding sequence ATGTCCAACATAGTAGATCCGCTGGTCCGCCGGATCGCCGCACGCGTGCGTGCCGAGCGCGAGCGCCGTCGCTGGACCCTGGCCCAGCTCGCCGAGGCCTCCGGTGTCTCGCAGGCGATGATCAGCCGGATCGAACGGGAGGAGAGCAGCCCCACGGCGGTCGTCCTCGGCAAGCTGTCGGCCGCGTTCCGGCTCAGCGTGTCGTCGCTGCTGGCGGGCGAGGGCGAGGGCGAGGGCGAGGGCGAGGGTGAGGGCGAGACTGCGACCGAGACCGGTGCGGGGCGGGTGCGGCGGCAGGCCGACGCGGCGGAATGGCGCGACCCGGAGACCGGCTACCGGCGCCGCCAGATCACCACCCCCCGCTTCCCCGCGGAGATCGCCGAGATCCGCCTGCCCCCCGGGGCGCAAGTCCCGTACCCGGCGGCGGCGTTCGCGTTCATCCGGCAGCTGGTGTGGGTCCTCGACGGCCGACTGACCTTCCACGAGGGCGACCTGGTGCACGAACTCCACGCGGGCGACACCCTCGAACTCGGCGAACCGGCCCCGCGCACCTTCGTCAACAACACCGGCACGGAGTGCCGTTACGTCGTCGTCCTGACCCGGCACCAGCAGCCATGA